In the genome of Chiroxiphia lanceolata isolate bChiLan1 chromosome 29, bChiLan1.pri, whole genome shotgun sequence, one region contains:
- the LOC116799613 gene encoding Fc receptor-like protein 3: VTLTCQGSGTPGATTWYKNGRPWGQKGLDSVVVTKEGFYKCRRDGTGFSPAVLVSDDRLVLQVPAGPLLEGDNVTLRCRAWNKFVTEVRFYHEGKDLEGTELSLPPLQLHHGGRYHCGGKWWGISLSAQVTVTVHELFPVPVLEGPSEPTEGSPLNLSCLSPPSPLRPRARLLHLFYRDGVMVGGPQGSPQLHVPAVGVSHSGSYTCEVRSGDGSVRKRSPRLRVAVRRIPISGVSLSAQPPGGRVALGDLLALSCAVAAGTGPLSFSWHRGGSAAPLGTGPRLELHVGGEDSGHYQCRVTDGDSAAQSPPLRVTVLVPVANATITPVANATLTPVADATVTPGPPSHRVGTGSPVTLRCSVRAGSAPVTFWWLRDGREVARGPLLALGDAEPRHSGTYRCVATNQLDGHRVFRALSPELALLVTPRGHGDTAVAAGVGGSLLFLLLLLGAIGGWHRWHRRASKKPQDRAPPDPQTPPEEEGEVLYTDVVVTERAGAPRGSPSDPPQVTYAELPGPRGRSRNSSDSYENVL, from the exons GTGACCCTGACCTGCCAGGGCTCGGGGACCCCCGGGGCCACCACCTGGTACAAGAACGGGCGGCCCTGGGGGCAGAAGGGACTCGACAGCGTCGTTGTCACCAAGGAAGGCTTCTACAAGTGCCGCAGAGATGGCACCGGGTTCAGCCCCGCCGTGCTCGTGTCAGACG ACCGGCTGGTGCTGCAGGTCCCGGCGGGGCCGCTGCTGGAGGGGGACAATGTGACCCTGCGCTGCCGGGCCTGGAACAAGTTTGTCACCGAGGTGCGGTTCTACCACGAGGGGAAGGACCTGGAGGGGAcggagctgtccctgcccccgCTGCAGCTGCACCACGGGGGTCGGTACCACTGCGGGGGCAAGTGGTGGGGCATCTCGCTGTCGGCGCAGGTGACAGTGACGGTGCACG AGCTCTTCCCGGTGCCGGTGCTGGAGGGTCCCTCCGAGCCCACCGAGGGGTCCCCCCTGAATCTGAGCTGcctcagcccccccagccccctgcggccccgcgcccgcctcCTGCACCTCTTCTACCGGGACGGAGTGATGGTGGGGGGCCCGCAGGGGTCCCCCCAGCTCCACGTGCCCGCCGTGGGGGTCTCGCACTCGGGGAGTTACACGTGCGAGGTGCGCTCCGGGGACGGTTCCGTGCGGAAGAGGAGCCCCCGGCTCCGCGTCGCGGTGCGCA GGATCCCAATCTCGGGGGTGTCCCTGTCGGCGCAGCCCCCGGGGGGGcgggtggcactgggtgaccTGCTGGCGCTGAGCTGCGCGGTGGCCGCGGGGACGGGTCCCTTGTCCTTCTCCTGGCACCGGGGGGGCTCGGCCGCGCCGCTGGGCACCGGCCCCCGCCTCGAGCTGCACGTCGGGGGCGAGGACAGCGGCCACTACCAGTGCCGGGTCACCGACGGGGACAGCGCGGCCCAGAGCCCCCCCCTGCGTGTCACCGTGCTGG TGCCCGTGGCCAATGCCACCATCACCCCCGTGGCCAACGCCACCCTCACCCCCGTGGCCGATGCCACCGTCACCCCCGGCCCCCCGTCCCACCGGGTGGGCACAGGCTCCCCGGTGACCCTGCGCTGCTCGGTGCGGGCGGGCTCGGCCCCTGTGACCTTCTGGTGGCTGCGGGACGGGCGGGAGGTGGCCCGGGGTCCCCTCCTGGCGCTCGGGGACGCGGAGCCGCGACATTCCGGCACCTACCGCTGCGTGGCCACCAACCAGCTGGACGGGCACCGCGTGTTCCGGGCGCTCAGCCccgagctggccctgctggtGACACcgcggggacacggggacacag cagtGGCCGCGGGGGTCGGCGGGTccctcctgttcctgctcctgctcctgggtgCCATCGGGGGGTGGCACCGGTGGCACCGCCGGG cttccaAGAAACCCCAGGACAG GGCCCCCCcggacccccaaacccccccagaggaggagggggaggtgCTTTACACCGACGTCGTGGTCACCGAGCGGGCGGGGG ccccccgggggtcccccagtgaccccccccagGTGACCTACGCGGAGCTGCCGGGACCCCGCGGGCGCTCCCGGAACTCCAGTGACAGCTACGAGAACGTGCTGTga